The DNA window TTGCTCCGGCGGCGGCGGCGGGAAAACCAAGGCCTGATCGGGCAGCGCGCCAAACATCAAAGCCAGTAAGTCGGCCCACCAGCCCCAATCGTGACCTACATCGATCAGCCCAAAAACTTGTAGCCCACGCCCCGGACGGTCAAGATTCTCGTCGGTCGCCCAGGCTCGGGCTCGATCCGTTCGCGAAGCCACCGCACGTGGACATCCACCGTGCGCGCGCTCACATAAGCATCCTGCCCCCAAACCCGGTCGAGCAGGACTTCGCGGCTGAATACCTGCCCTTTGTGGCGAACCAAGAAGTAAAGAAGGGCAAATTCTTTGGGCGAGAGCGAAACGCTTTCGCCATCCACCCACGCCTGGTGTGTCCGAGGGTCGATCCGCAGGTTCAGAGATTCCAATGCCTCGTTCGGCGTGTCGCCGCCCGCCCGGCGGAGGACCGTTTTGACCCGGGCCGCGACTTCGGCCAAGCTGAATGGCTTGACGATGTAGTCGTCAGCGATTTCCAAGCCGGCCACCCGGTCATCTTCGCTGGCTTTGGCGGTCAGGAAGATCACCGGGACGGAACTGTCTTTCCGCACCGCCCGGGCCAATTCGATCCCGGATCGTTGGGGCAGCATGATGTCCAAAACCAAAAGATCCGGCTTGACCAAGCGGTAGAGCCGCATGCCTTCTTCGGCCGAGCCGGCCGTAAAGACCGTGAACCCTTCCTTGCGGAGCTTATTTTCGACTGTTTCAACAATCGTTTCTTCGTCGTCGACGACTATGATTTTCATGATGTGGCGATGATCTCGACGTTGGCCCGTGGCACACACACCACCTCGCCGCTGTCGAGCTTCGCCTCAAGAACGCGCACCTCAGCCCCGGATTCCACAACCTGGAGCTGGGACGGCAGACCTGAAACCGTTGCCAATGCCCCGAAATATGGCTCGCGGATCACCCGAATGGGGGTGCCGACTTTGAGCTCGTTACCGCTGTGCGCCGGGGCGGTTTCGCCCTGGGCATTCAGCATCGGTGCGATCAGCTCGGGGCGGATCACCCCGGCGCGGATCTGTGTTGCCCCGTTTAAGCTCGCCGATTTGCCCTCAAGGCTCTTCAGCAGCTCAAACGTCCTTCCCGCCATGCTCAACTTCCCGAAACCTTCCGTGACGACCAGCGTGGTCGCCACATCTTCTTGGCCGGTGATGGCCACGCCGATGTCGTAGCCCAGGAGCTCCGTCAAATCGACATCCTTGACCGCGCCGACCACAACGCCCACTACCCCTAGGTCGTTGACCTTTTTGAGGGCGGCAGCTGTGATACCCGCCCCCCCGACTAGGATTTTCCCGGAGTCGGATTCCTGGATATGTTCGGCATCGAGCACCTCATCGGGGCCGCCGACGGCGATCCGGATCTCGCCATTGCGTTCGCCGCCGATTCCGAAAATGCCTTGCACCATCGCGCCGCGCGTCTGGATCACCGCGCCCTCTTCCGGCATCACGTCGATGACCTTGCCGTCCACGTAAGCCGTCATGTCCACCGGGATCGCCGCTTCGCGGACCAAAACGTTGCCCGTGACCTCGGAAATCGATTCGACCTCCCCGGAATAGTCGCTCACAACGGTCTGCTTGAACCATTTCCCGAAAAGGCCCTTGGTTTCGGCCACGACTTCACCCGCTTGGACTTGGTCGCCCACCTTGAACCGGAATTCCTGGGGCGCCTCTTTGGCTTCGATCCCCAACTTTTCCGCGAGGCGGATTGTTTGCAGGGGACCAGGCAACAAAGCCCGCGCAACAATGGAATCGTGCTGGACGGTGTCACCCGCCTTCACCAAGACTTCCCCCTTGATCGGGAGCCGCCGCAGCCGCTCCACCACGGTGTCGGCGCTGACTGTCAACCCAGGTGTGTATGCACTGCCCATTGTGATTATTCAAACCTTCTGCATTCTGTCGCCGGTGCCCGGAAATCCGGGCACCGCCAAACTGAACGGAAAGTTTAGCATGGCTGGAGAACAGGTTTTCAAATGACATGCCGCCTGCGCGGCCTTAACAATTCTGCAGGCCCTCCGTTAACCCGATGTTAACAGTCGCCGAAGGGTAAAACCCGCCCCGTGAAAGCGATTGCAAAGACGCAACCTGCCCCCGGCTTGGAGATCGTCGATGTCCCCGAACCTGGGCTGCGGCCAGGATGCGTCAAGATCCGCGTCGAGCGGGCTTCGCTGTGCGGAACAGACCTCCACATCTACAATTGGGACGACTGGTCCAGCAACCGAATCCAACCCCCAAGGATTGTCGGCCATGAATTCTGCGGCACCGTTGTCGA is part of the Armatimonadota bacterium genome and encodes:
- a CDS encoding response regulator transcription factor; the protein is MKIIVVDDEETIVETVENKLRKEGFTVFTAGSAEEGMRLYRLVKPDLLVLDIMLPQRSGIELARAVRKDSSVPVIFLTAKASEDDRVAGLEIADDYIVKPFSLAEVAARVKTVLRRAGGDTPNEALESLNLRIDPRTHQAWVDGESVSLSPKEFALLYFLVRHKGQVFSREVLLDRVWGQDAYVSARTVDVHVRWLRERIEPEPGRPTRILTVRGVGYKFLG